The following are from one region of the Leptolyngbya sp. 'hensonii' genome:
- a CDS encoding YggS family pyridoxal phosphate-dependent enzyme has translation MSGETIASRIAHIRQSLPAATRLIAVTKQVGVDAMREAYMSGIRDFGESRVQEAEIKQEQLQDLPDLTWHFIGHLQSNKASKALHLFQWIHSVDSLFLAQRLNRIASTISWTPQVCLQVKVLPDPNKSGWSVPDLLQDLPQLAQCSYLAMRGLMTIPPLGLSEAEILAVFQQTRDLAAQIRQELTQYPTPSMPMDQLSMGMSGDYPLAVQAGATMIRLGTRLFGDRQ, from the coding sequence ATGTCCGGAGAGACGATTGCATCTCGCATTGCCCATATTCGTCAGTCCCTGCCTGCTGCCACCCGCCTGATCGCAGTGACTAAGCAGGTCGGGGTCGATGCCATGCGAGAGGCTTACATGTCGGGTATTCGGGATTTTGGCGAGAGCCGAGTTCAAGAGGCAGAGATCAAGCAAGAACAACTGCAAGACCTCCCGGACCTCACCTGGCATTTTATTGGTCATCTGCAAAGTAATAAAGCTTCCAAAGCGCTGCATCTATTTCAGTGGATTCACTCTGTAGATAGTTTGTTCCTGGCGCAGCGCTTAAATCGGATTGCCTCCACGATCAGTTGGACGCCTCAGGTTTGCCTGCAGGTGAAAGTCCTCCCCGATCCCAATAAATCGGGCTGGTCCGTCCCCGATTTACTCCAGGATCTGCCCCAATTAGCACAATGCTCCTACCTGGCCATGCGGGGATTGATGACGATTCCGCCCCTGGGTCTGTCAGAGGCAGAGATTCTTGCCGTTTTTCAGCAAACCCGCGATCTAGCCGCACAAATCAGGCAGGAACTGACCCAGTACCCTACTCCCTCGATGCCAATGGATCAGTTGTCGATGGGAATGTCAGGAGACTATCCGCTGGCAGTTCAGGCTGGGGCCACCATGATTCGCCTGGGCACGCGGCTCTTTGGCGATCGCCAGTAG
- the pipX gene encoding transcriptional coactivator PipX, whose translation MSTETYLNHPTFGLLFRVCSIEENRELFATLYAQRLFFLVITAETGVKFEPTSRTDARILVENRLRLLRRMGAPEYNQLLVTHKQTFQ comes from the coding sequence ATGAGCACAGAAACTTATCTGAATCACCCTACTTTTGGATTGCTTTTCAGGGTCTGTTCGATCGAGGAAAATCGAGAGCTTTTCGCGACACTGTATGCCCAGCGTCTCTTCTTTTTAGTGATTACGGCAGAGACAGGGGTTAAGTTTGAGCCCACAAGCCGAACGGATGCCCGCATCCTGGTAGAAAATCGTTTACGCCTGTTGCGCCGTATGGGTGCCCCTGAATATAACCAGCTCCTGGTTACCCACAAGCAAACCTTTCAGTAA
- a CDS encoding CbiQ family ECF transporter T component has translation MDLLRSLPIGLYLEQPVTWLHHLDPRVKLAWLMSFLAVPLLASPPYRVFLVGFLILLTLAALIPLRVWRQQMGWLLFLSVFVFLLTAVAPDGLQTNHQPRLPIDDLAVVPASGTTTAPPAAYSPATYNYVLVKQGPITVTRRSLDLSIRVSTLLFTLIYSTNLYLLTTAPEEITAGLEDLMQPLRRFKLPVTEIALTLTLSLRFIPLVLEEIQNLARSVQTRAINWKKLGLRRSAQVWLVVIERLLENLLLRAEQIASAMEVRGFTSPDRHKVEWHQLQLQRADWLALTGLILLWGSRFAWGGGG, from the coding sequence ATGGATCTGTTACGTTCTCTCCCGATCGGTCTTTATCTGGAACAACCTGTCACCTGGTTGCACCATCTGGATCCCAGAGTAAAACTGGCCTGGCTCATGAGTTTTTTGGCGGTTCCCCTACTGGCCAGTCCGCCCTACCGCGTCTTTCTGGTGGGTTTCCTGATTCTGCTGACTCTGGCAGCCCTGATTCCCTTACGGGTTTGGCGACAACAGATGGGCTGGTTGCTATTCCTTTCAGTCTTCGTCTTCCTACTGACCGCAGTGGCTCCTGATGGTTTGCAAACGAATCATCAGCCTCGCCTGCCCATCGATGATCTGGCGGTGGTTCCAGCTTCTGGGACGACTACGGCCCCACCTGCTGCCTATAGCCCTGCTACTTATAACTATGTCTTGGTGAAGCAAGGGCCAATTACTGTGACCCGGCGATCGCTGGACCTCAGTATTCGGGTTAGCACCCTTCTATTCACCCTGATCTACAGTACGAACCTGTACCTGTTGACTACGGCTCCAGAGGAAATTACGGCTGGGCTGGAGGATCTGATGCAGCCGCTGCGTCGCTTCAAGTTGCCGGTGACCGAGATTGCCTTGACCCTGACCTTATCGCTGCGCTTTATTCCTCTGGTGTTGGAGGAGATTCAGAACCTGGCCCGTTCTGTTCAAACGCGGGCCATAAACTGGAAAAAACTGGGGTTGCGCCGCTCGGCACAAGTCTGGCTGGTGGTGATCGAACGGTTGCTGGAAAATCTCCTCTTACGGGCTGAGCAGATTGCCAGTGCCATGGAGGTGCGGGGGTTTACATCTCCCGATCGACACAAGGTGGAGTGGCATCAACTGCAATTGCAGCGCGCGGATTGGTTAGCGCTGACTGGGCTCATTTTGCTCTGGGGCAGTCGTTTTGCCTGGGGTGGGGGCGGATAG
- the der gene encoding ribosome biogenesis GTPase Der codes for MSLPVVAIIGRPNVGKSTIVNRLTETSHAIVYDEPGMTRDRTYQPAYWRDREFMVVDTGGLVFDDDTEFLPLIRQQALAALAESIAAVFVVDGQEGPTGADETIADWLRQQPVPVILAVNKCESVDQGVTQAAQFWELGLGEPFPVSGIHGNGTGELLDQLVTYLPPIEAMSETSEIKVAIVGRPNVGKSSLLNAFVGENRAIVSPISGTTRDAIDTVVQRQEKTYRLIDTAGIRKKKMVEYGPEFLGINRAFKAIRRSDVVLLVIDALDGVTEQDQKLAGRITEDGRACVVVVNKWDAVAKDSHTIYDYEKLVRERLGFVEWAETIFVSAQTGQRVEKILDLVDTAAEQHQRRVTTAVINEVLEEAVGWHSPPTTRQGRQGKIYYGTQVTSQPPTLALFVNDSKLFNDNYRRYIERQVRQSLGFTGTPVRLLWRSKKLREMERGANRATKVKG; via the coding sequence ATGTCTCTGCCTGTTGTTGCAATTATTGGCCGACCGAACGTCGGCAAGTCCACGATCGTTAACCGTCTGACTGAGACCAGTCATGCCATTGTCTATGACGAGCCTGGGATGACCCGCGATCGGACGTATCAACCGGCCTACTGGCGAGACCGGGAATTTATGGTAGTGGATACTGGGGGATTGGTCTTTGATGACGATACGGAATTTTTGCCCCTGATTCGACAGCAGGCTCTGGCGGCCCTGGCGGAATCCATTGCAGCAGTGTTTGTGGTCGATGGGCAGGAAGGGCCTACAGGTGCAGATGAGACCATTGCAGATTGGTTGCGCCAGCAGCCTGTCCCTGTGATTCTGGCGGTTAATAAGTGTGAATCTGTGGATCAAGGGGTGACTCAGGCGGCGCAATTCTGGGAATTGGGGCTAGGAGAGCCTTTTCCTGTATCCGGAATTCATGGGAACGGAACAGGGGAACTCCTGGATCAGCTCGTTACTTACCTGCCGCCGATTGAGGCCATGTCTGAGACGTCAGAAATCAAAGTGGCGATCGTCGGTCGTCCTAACGTGGGCAAGTCTAGCCTGCTGAATGCCTTTGTGGGGGAAAACCGAGCCATCGTCAGCCCCATTTCTGGTACGACGCGGGATGCGATCGATACCGTGGTGCAGCGGCAGGAGAAAACCTACCGTCTGATTGACACGGCTGGGATTCGGAAAAAGAAAATGGTGGAATATGGACCAGAATTTCTGGGGATCAATCGCGCTTTTAAGGCAATCCGGCGATCGGATGTGGTGCTGCTGGTGATCGATGCCCTGGATGGGGTGACGGAACAGGATCAGAAACTGGCAGGTCGAATCACAGAGGATGGGCGAGCCTGTGTTGTGGTCGTCAATAAGTGGGATGCAGTGGCTAAAGATTCCCACACAATTTACGACTATGAGAAGCTGGTGCGGGAGCGACTGGGCTTTGTCGAATGGGCTGAAACTATTTTTGTCAGTGCTCAGACAGGCCAGCGGGTAGAAAAAATTCTCGATCTGGTGGATACGGCTGCCGAGCAACATCAACGTCGGGTGACGACGGCGGTGATCAATGAAGTTCTGGAAGAGGCTGTGGGCTGGCATTCACCGCCCACCACTCGGCAGGGACGGCAAGGTAAGATTTACTATGGCACTCAGGTGACTAGTCAACCCCCTACCCTGGCTCTGTTTGTCAATGACTCTAAACTGTTCAATGACAACTACCGTCGTTATATTGAGCGCCAGGTGCGGCAAAGCCTGGGTTTTACAGGTACGCCTGTCCGCTTACTCTGGCGGAGTAAGAAGCTGAGAGAGATGGAGCGCGGGGCAAATCGGGCTACTAAGGTGAAGGGATGA